The following coding sequences are from one Zonotrichia albicollis isolate bZonAlb1 chromosome 13, bZonAlb1.hap1, whole genome shotgun sequence window:
- the ORC6 gene encoding origin recognition complex subunit 6, whose protein sequence is MERGAVRAMAARLGLAEPALLRKAEEYLRLSQVKCTGLMAQMTATSSAVMCLDLAAAFMKQPVDKSYCVKLSGLNKTTYQSSMKSLECLLGVNQRLGMRDLAVQFCCSEAVTMASEILQRYERSLSEAQRADLDFSKPLFVTAALCTACRCLKLKVDKTKMVAISGVKKAIFDRLCSQLEKISQQLSKAVPVAAETPESLQSTLEQCEQEDGSEEDEELPCKQPKTETNQDYEEWKKKILENAAKAQETRSSDSVMPPSNVTAACS, encoded by the exons ATGGAGCGCGGGGCCGTGCGGGCCATGGCGGCCCGGCTGGGCCTGGCCGAGCCCGCCCTGCTCAG AAAAGCTGAGGAGTATCTGCGGCTGTCGCAGGTGAAGTGCACGGGGTTAATGGCTCAAATGACGGCGACGAGCAGCGCTGTAATGTGCCTGGACCTGGCGGCGGCTTTCATGAAACAACCGGTTGACAAA AGCTATTGTGTCAAACTCTCTGGTTTGAACAAGACCACCTACCAGAGCTCCATGAAGTCTTTGGAGTGTTTGCTAGGGGTGAACCAAAGGCTGGGGATGCGAGACTTGGCTGTGCAGTTCTGCTGCTCAGAGGCAGTGACCATGGCTTCAGAGATCCTGCAGAG GTACGAGCGCAGCCTCTCGGAAGCACAGCGAGCCGACCTGGATTTCTCCAAGCCTCTGTTTGtgacagctgctctgtgcactGCATGCAG GTGTTTGAAGCTAAAAGTGGACAAAACTAAAATGGTGGCTATATCTGGAGTGAAAAAAGCAATATTTGACCGGCTGTGCAGTCAGCTGGAGAAGATAagccagcagctcagca AGGCAGTTCCAGTGGCTGCAGAGACACCTGAGAGCTTGCAGAGCACCCTGGAGCAGTGTGAGCAGGAGGATG GCTCTGAAGAGGATGAGGAACTGCCATGTAAACAGCCAAAGACTGAAACGAATCAGGACTATGaggaatggaaaaagaaaattctggaaaatgCTGCTAAGGCACAAGAGACAAGGAGCAGTGACTCTGTAATGCCACCCAGCAATGTAACTGCTGCTTGCTCTTGA